One Aegilops tauschii subsp. strangulata cultivar AL8/78 chromosome 7, Aet v6.0, whole genome shotgun sequence genomic window carries:
- the LOC120970268 gene encoding uncharacterized protein, which translates to MATDKKGELLLTEIPDHPLTEILLRLPTPQDLARACAACSTFRRIATDASFRRRFRRLHAPPLLGFLDREGFHPAAPPHPAAPAARALARIADFSFSFLPSYCSWTVQDVRDGRVLLARDPDPQEEDEQPPVFTDLVVCDPLHRRFIVLPPVPRDLAASVDDPADPVFCGCFCEPSLIPPSEEEAAAALEETAFRVIWFAHSNIKVYTLVFSSSTRQWRAAASQGLTDLLTGEGELTMITPQHPLFRGHYYACGCVYWKWMTNERWKKLLVLDTRRMEFSIADLPLEAWNMADIAIVEAGEDKLGLFGLRDEFADVLCYIVGRKQGENLSHWQTEKTISLDYSYQHCIGATTGRYLLLEREEGSLFRWLGLDSLNMEYFSLDVETLHLERVCGKPISSGTSRTHLYTNFPPPLLSSPTI; encoded by the coding sequence ATGGCCACCGATAAGAAAGGGGAATTGCTGCTGACGGAGATCCCAGACCACCCCCTGACGGAGATTCTCCTCCGCCTGCCCACCCCACAAGACCTCGCCCGCGCATGCGCCGCCTGCAGCACCTTCCGCCGAATCGCCACCGACGCTTCCTTCCGCCGCCGATTCCGCCGCCTCCACGCCCCACCACTCCTCGGCTTCCTCGACCGCGAAGGGttccaccccgccgcccctcctcACCCCGCCGCGCCGGCCGCCCGCGCGCTTGCCCGCATCGCCgacttctccttctccttcctccccTCCTACTGCAGCTGGACTGTCCAGGACGTCCGCGACGGCCGCGTCCTCCTCGCCCGCGACCCCGACCCCCAGGAGGAGGATGAGCAGCCCCCGGTATTCACGGATCTCGTGGTGTGTGACCCCTTGCACCGGCGATTCATCGTGCTTCCCCCGGTGCCCCGTGACCTAGCCGCTTCGGTGGACGACCCAGCTGACCCTGTATTTTGCGGGTGCTTCTGCGAGCCCAGCCTCATCCCCCCCAGCGAGGAGGAGGCAGCGGCGGCTCTGGAAGAGACGGCCTTCAGAGTGATCTGGTTCGCGCATTCCAACATCAAGGTATACACCCTCGTATTCTCTTCGAGCACCAGACAATGGCGAGCCGCTGCATCCCAGGGCTTGACGGATTTGCTCACTGGGGAGGGCGAGTTGACCATGATTACACCGCAGCACCCTTTGTTTCGCGGGCACTATTATGCTTGTGGATGCGTCTATTGGAAGTGGATGACAAATGAAAGGTGGAAGAAGTTGCTGGTTCTGGATACTCGGAGGATGGAGTTCTCGATTGCTGACCTGCCACTCGAAGCATGGAACATGGCAGATATAGCTATCGTGGAGGCAGGGGAAGACAAGCTTGGGCTGTTTGGTCTTCGTGATGAATTTGCGGATGTCCTGTGTTACATCGTTGGACGAAAACAAGGTGAGAATCTTAGCCACTGGCAGACGGAGAAGACAATCTCGCTAGATTATAGCTACCAGCATTGTATCGGAGCTACAACAGGGAGGTATTTGCTCCTAGAAAGGGAAGAAGGCTCGCTGTTTAGGTGGCTTGGGTTGGACTCGCTAAATATGGAATATTTCTCACTTGATGTCGAGACATTGCATCTTGAGAGAGTTTGCGGTAAACCTATCTCGTCTGGCACATCAAGGACACACTTATATACCAACTTCCCACCACCGTTGCTGTCTTCACCGACAATATGA
- the LOC109754233 gene encoding uncharacterized protein, giving the protein MDAVESSSPYSPPSLRHKLRTTVCACFGSPGSGGERPHTGGGRSRWRRRVAATGEFRYDPLSYALNFDDGASDDDAEDAAFRHRNFNSRLPPSPTPASRAVAIA; this is encoded by the coding sequence ATGGACGCTGTGGAGTCCTCGTCACCGTACTCTCCGCCCTCGCTGCGCCACAAGCTGCGGACCACCGTCTGCGCCTGCTTCGGCTCGCCGGGCAGCGGCGGGGAGAGGCCGCACACGgggggcggcaggagcaggtggagGCGACGCGTGGCAGCCACGGGGGAGTTCAGGTACGACCCGCTCAGCTACGCGCTCAACTTCGACGACGGCGCCAGCGACGACGACGCGGAGGACGCCGCCTTCAGGCACAGAAACTTCAACTCGCGCCTGCCCCCCTCGCCGACGCCCGCCTCCCGGGCCGTCGCAATTGCCTGA